The Acidobacteriota bacterium DNA segment CACGCGGGATGTTGGTCGTCTCTGAAGTTGCGTTGTCCCTGATGCTGCTCGTCGGCGCTGGCCTGTTGATCCGCACGCTATGGGCTCTTCGCAAAGTCGATCCTGGGCTCGATCCGCACAATGTTGTTGCCATCATCCCTTCCATCTCGAGGATCGCCTTCCCCCAGCCCGCGCAGGAAATTGCGTTTTATGAGGAATTGGTGGACAAGGTGAAAGCGCTGCCTGGAATTGAATCCGCAGCAGCTATTGACGACCTGCCGTTGAGCGGCAGTGGCTCGAATCAGCCGATTCAAATTGAGGGCCATCCGGTACAGGCGATGGCCGATCAACCGGAAGTCTCGGTACGCATCAGCAGTCCTGGCTACTTCCATACCATGCACATCCCTCTAATGCACGGCAGGGACTTCGGCGACCAGGACACAGCAAGCAGTCCGGGCACGATCATCATAAGCCAGTCGATGGCACAGCGATTCTGGCCCAACGAAGATCCGGTGGGAAGGCATCTTACGCTGACGTTCTTTCCCAACAAGATACGAGAGATCGTGGGCGTGGTAGGCGACATTAAGGACCGCGGCTTGGATTCAGCAGAACCGGCAGCCATGCTTTACGTTCCGCTTGCGCAGCTCACTGCTCCTCCGACCGTTGTATGGCGATCATTCCCATTGTGGCTCATGGTTCGAGCTCAATCGAATGCTGCGTCTATCACTCCGGCAACGATCAATGCAATGCATCAGCTCAACTCGCAGCTGCCAATCGGGGATGTGATCACGATGGAAGATTTCATTGCGAGCACGCTTTCGCAGCAACGCTTCAACATGCTGCTGCTCGCTGTGTTTGCCGGAGTAGCCCTTGTGCTGGCCGCAATCGGCATCTATAGCGTGCTCGCATACACAGTGCGTCGCCGAGTGCGCGAGATCGGAATTCGCATGGCGCTTGGGGCGCAAACGTCTGATGTTGTAAAGATGGTGGTCTCGGAAGGAATGAAGCCGACGGCGCTCGGCGTTGCCATAGGAGTTGCAGGCGCGCTTGCTCTCGGACGGTTCATTTCGAGCCTCATCTACGGCGTTAAGCCGACAGATCTCGGAACATTCATGACCGTATCTCTGGCCTTGGTGCTGGTTAGTTTCCTCGCCAGCGTGATCCCGGCATATCGGGCGACGCGAGTGGAACCGGTGACCACTCTCCGAGACGAGTAATCGTCAGAGAACGGCCACACAGAAAGCCTGACACCTGATGAGCTCGCTTCGAAGCGAGCAACGGCCTTTTGTCGGGAAGCCCTTTTTCCCCAGTCCCCTCAATCAAAGGACGTAGCCAGCAGATCCCAGGTTGGTCCCCGGGGGGATATCCCCCGTACGAGATCGCCGGGGATTAGAGGGATATCCCATGCAAGCCACGGGGATCGAATTCGTGTAAGCCGACACGAGGTTGAGATTGAGGCAGTCATTCCTTCTCGCCCATTCCACGACATGGCGGACAAAATAGAATGGCGAATAGTGAAGGTTAATCTTTGACAGTGTGACTCATTCCAGTTCCACGTAACTATCGGTGAGTTCGGCGCCGTTATCGTTGGCGATACGACCAGCGGCACGTTCCACCTGCTGCATCAGCCCAGCGAGGTAGTCACGCGAGCTGGAGATGCTAACTACTCCAATCGTTGCTCGCTGCCACAGATTGGTTTCGTCAAGTTCCGCGACGGACACGTTGAAGCTGTGACGGAGCTTGTCTTTCAGGCTGCGCAGCACTTGACGTTTGTCCTTAAGAGACTGCGCGCCTTCGATGCGGATCTCGAGAGTGAGGACGGCAATCGGCATAATTCCGGAAATCTGCAAAATAAAGGCGCGACCTTCGTCGCGCCTCCACCGCCGCAGAGCGGCTGTGCCACATTCTTCCGCAAACTTCGTCAGCTGAAGTCCGTGCCCTACTTTGCTATCACTGGTGTACTAATTGGGGCTTCGCGCCAATCAGCTCGCCGGCGACTTTCTGAACGCTGAATGCCTCGATGACGTCGCCGATTTTGACGTCACCATATCCGGCGATACTGATACCGCACTCCATGCCGTTGCGTACTTCGCTGACGTCGTCTTTGAAGCGTCGCAGTGAGCCCACGCGGCCTTTGAAGACGACTACATTGTCCCGCAGCAGGCGAACTTCCGCGTCGCGCTTGATGGTCCCGTCCTGGATGTAGCAGCCGGCAATCGTGCCCACTTTGGGAACGCGGAAAGTCTCGCGAACTTCGGCGCGTCCGAGATAAGTTTCTTTGAACACCGGCTCGAGCAATCCGGCCATGGCTTTCCGGATTTCGTCCTGCAGTTCGTAAATGATCGAGTGCAGGCGGACTTCGACGTTTTCCTGCTCGGCGAGTTCCTGGGCTTTGCGCTCCGGGCGGACGTTGAATCCGATGATGATCGCATTCGAGGCTGATGCCAGCAGCACGTCGCTCTCGGTGATGGCGCCGACGCCGGAACGCAACACGCGGACTTTCACTTGTTCGTTCGAGAGTTTCTGCAGCGAATCGGCCAGCACTTCGACTGAACCCTGCACGTCGCCTTTGAGGATGATCGGCAGTTCTTTTACGCCGGCAGTCTTGATCTGCTCAGCCAGGCCCTCGAGCGTTACCCGAGATGACTTCGCCAACTGCGCTTCACGAGCCTTCTGCTCGCGATAGGTTGCGATGTTCTTGGCTTTCTCGCGGTCCGCGACGACGGTAAACGTATCTCCCGCTTCGGGTATGCCTTCCAGACCAAGGATTTCCACCGGTGTTGCTGGCTCTGCTTCGTCAACAGCGTTGCTGCGGTCGTCGAACATTGCGCGTACTTTGCCGAAAGTGTTGCCCAAGATGAACGTGTCGCCAATGCGCAATGTTCCATTCTGGATAAGCACGGTTGCAACGGCGCCGCGACCGCGATCGAGCTTGGCTTCGAGCACAGCGCCAGTCGCAGGACGATCGGGCGAAGCCTTGAGTTCCTGCAGATCGGCAACCAGGCAGATCATTTCCATAAGGAGATTCAAATTGGTCTTTTGCTTGGCGGAAACGTCCACGAAGACGTACTTGCCGCCCCATTCTTCAGGAACATATCCACGATCAGCGAGCTGCTTCTTCACGCGTTCGGGGAGTGCTCCCGGCTTATCGATCTTATTCACCGCAAAGATCAATGGAACCTTCGCCGCCGTGGCGTGGTCAATTGCTTCAAGCGTCTGCGGCATCACGCCGTCATCGGCAGCAACGACGATGACAACAATATCCGTGACCTTGGCTCCGCGTGCTCGCATGCGGGTGAACGCTTCGTGACCCGGAGTATCGAGAAAGACGATCTCGCGCCCAAACGCCGGTGACTCTTCCTTGGTGATACGAACCTTGTAAGCGCCGATGTGCTGCGTGATCACACCAGCTTCGCCACCAGCAACGTTGGTCTCACGGATCGCGTCGAGCAGCGAGGTCTTGCCGTGATCGACGTGTCCCATGATCGTGACTACAGGAGGACGCACGACGGCTCCGGCATCGAGACCGTCTGAGGCTGCAACGCCCGCTTCGCTGTCCTTCGACATCTGCTCTTCGAAGCTAATGACCTCTGTATCCGCTCCGAACTGGCGCGCCATGTCTTTCGCCAGCTCTGCATCGAGCGTCTGGTTGACAGTCGCGAACACGCCCCGGTGCAGCAGCCGCGCAATGATCTCCTTCGCGCGCACCTCGAGCTTCTCAGCAAGATCCTTCACGCTAATGCCTTCAGTAATCGTGATGGAGCGTGTGATCGGCACCGGCTCGTTCGAAATCTGCGGCGTAAATCGTGGCGGTGGAGTAAAGCCCTTCATTGGGCCTTCCTTCACTCCACGCGGAACATAGCGTTGTCCGGGACGCTTTCCCGGCGCACCGGGACGTCCCGCTGGACGAGTACCCGAAGGCGGTGGCGGCGGAGCGAGGCCAGGAGCGCCCAATCCCATAGGCCGGCCTCCCGGCGCTTGTCGTGTCGGATGCATGGGCCGGCGTGCTCCCGGACCCATCGGCGGGCGCTGCCCGGGTTGCGGCGCTCCCATTGGGGGACGACGCTGGAAAATCGGCTGACCACGTACCGGCATTCCGCCACCGGGACGCTGTCCAGGCTGCGGAGCTCCGTGCGCTCCAATGGGCGCAGCCGGACGCAAAGACTGCGGCGGCGCCGTGTAGACCGGACGCGGTCCTGTTTGCGGCGTGATTAGGCGACGAATAGGCTGAGACGGTACCTGCGTGCGTTGCTGCTGCGAAGCGCTGGCGATGGAACCCGCCGCTGGCGGAGCCGAAGGCCGTGTGACTTGAACCGCTGCAGGAGGCTTCTCTTCCCGCACAGGCGGCGCACTCACAGGCGCTGCGCTGACAGGTGCAGCTGGCGCTTCAGTCGGAGCAGCAGCCCGCGGAGGAGCAGCGATTTCCGATTCGGGAACAGCGGCTTCCGGCGTCTTGGGCGCTGCTGTTGGAACTGTAAACGACGGACGCGGACCAACTACCGGTTTGATTACGCGCCGAGCGGGCGCTTCGGGCGCGGGAGCTGGTGGGGCAGCGGCGACCCTCTCAACAGGAGGCGCGGCACTCGGAGCCGGTGTCTTCGGAACTGCGGCCGGAGGCACCGCCACTGGCTTCGGCGAAGGTGGGGCAGCAGTCTCGGCGTTGCGGCGCAACAAACTGGCGACATCGCCAGGCTTGGAGATGTGGGAGAGATCGACTTTGGTCTTGATTGCAGACTCGGCCGAGCGCGATCCGCCATCACGGGCAGTGCCCGCCCCACCTTGTCCAGCAAAATGCTTGCGCACACGCTCAGCTTCGTCAACCTCGATGGAGCTCGAGTGTGTCTTCTTTTCCGTCACTCCGACTTTGGGAAGGATATCGAGGATCGCCCTGCTCTTGACTTCCAGTTCCCTTGCCAGATCGTTAATTCGAACTTTGCTCATCCGCCCTGTGTTCTCTCCGCTATCCCGTTACACGATCATCACAACCCTCACGAGATCAATTAATCGATCACCTTGGTTACGTGGTTCCGGCCGGCTCGGGCCGGGAAACCGCCTGCAGCGTCCATGCTGCAAGCCACAAATTATTCATGATGCTCCGGCTTACTAGCTTCCTCAGGCTGCGGCTCTTCCGGAGCAACAACCTCTTCCGCTTCCGGAACGGGCTCCTCACCATGCACATGCACTTCCGCAACATCTGCCGCCGGAGCATTTTCTACGCCAGCGATCTCAGCAGCCTCAAGCGCCTGGCCAGTCTCAGCCGCTTCTTCGTACTCCGAATTCTCGGCTTGCACATTCGGCATCTCGACATTCTCGCCCGCACCAACCCCGGGCTGAGCGTCGATGGCGACGTCTTCCAAGCCAGCTTCGGCGGCCTGAACCTCGCCACCTTCAAGAGCAGAGAAGTAGTTGTTCACGGCGATGCTGATTTTTTCGATCGTCTTTGGACCGATGCCGGGCAGCTCTTCGAGTTGTTCTGGCGTCATGTCCGCAAGAGCTTCGACCGTCGTGATTCCAGCGCCAACCAGCTTTTCAATCACTTGCTCGCCCAAC contains these protein-coding regions:
- a CDS encoding DUF503 domain-containing protein, which gives rise to MPIAVLTLEIRIEGAQSLKDKRQVLRSLKDKLRHSFNVSVAELDETNLWQRATIGVVSISSSRDYLAGLMQQVERAAGRIANDNGAELTDSYVELE
- a CDS encoding translation initiation factor IF-2, whose amino-acid sequence is MSKVRINDLARELEVKSRAILDILPKVGVTEKKTHSSSIEVDEAERVRKHFAGQGGAGTARDGGSRSAESAIKTKVDLSHISKPGDVASLLRRNAETAAPPSPKPVAVPPAAVPKTPAPSAAPPVERVAAAPPAPAPEAPARRVIKPVVGPRPSFTVPTAAPKTPEAAVPESEIAAPPRAAAPTEAPAAPVSAAPVSAPPVREEKPPAAVQVTRPSAPPAAGSIASASQQQRTQVPSQPIRRLITPQTGPRPVYTAPPQSLRPAAPIGAHGAPQPGQRPGGGMPVRGQPIFQRRPPMGAPQPGQRPPMGPGARRPMHPTRQAPGGRPMGLGAPGLAPPPPPSGTRPAGRPGAPGKRPGQRYVPRGVKEGPMKGFTPPPRFTPQISNEPVPITRSITITEGISVKDLAEKLEVRAKEIIARLLHRGVFATVNQTLDAELAKDMARQFGADTEVISFEEQMSKDSEAGVAASDGLDAGAVVRPPVVTIMGHVDHGKTSLLDAIRETNVAGGEAGVITQHIGAYKVRITKEESPAFGREIVFLDTPGHEAFTRMRARGAKVTDIVVIVVAADDGVMPQTLEAIDHATAAKVPLIFAVNKIDKPGALPERVKKQLADRGYVPEEWGGKYVFVDVSAKQKTNLNLLMEMICLVADLQELKASPDRPATGAVLEAKLDRGRGAVATVLIQNGTLRIGDTFILGNTFGKVRAMFDDRSNAVDEAEPATPVEILGLEGIPEAGDTFTVVADREKAKNIATYREQKAREAQLAKSSRVTLEGLAEQIKTAGVKELPIILKGDVQGSVEVLADSLQKLSNEQVKVRVLRSGVGAITESDVLLASASNAIIIGFNVRPERKAQELAEQENVEVRLHSIIYELQDEIRKAMAGLLEPVFKETYLGRAEVRETFRVPKVGTIAGCYIQDGTIKRDAEVRLLRDNVVVFKGRVGSLRRFKDDVSEVRNGMECGISIAGYGDVKIGDVIEAFSVQKVAGELIGAKPQLVHQ